The sequence below is a genomic window from Zhongshania aliphaticivorans.
CCAACAGCACCGCCAATATCCTTATTGCTGCCGCCGAGGGCCGCATTGGCCAATTTGTACGCAGTGATTTTAAACGCCTCCCTACCGAAAACTGGGAAGAGCAGTGGCAGTTGCTCAGTGAAACGATTTTCCGCTAAACAGCAAACCCCAAGAAAACGCCTTATTTTTTCGGATTTGAGTAATAGTGCCGCCTTACGTCAACCTGCTCCTGCAGGTCTGCAAAGCGGCTTTTATCCCGCTCGTAATTATTGGCGACCTGCTCAAGCTCTTCTTGACGGGAGCGGATATGTTGCTCGGTAGTGGTAAGTTCGCGGCGCAGCGATGCCAAGGTATTCGTAAGCTCAGAGGGCACCGCTAAACCGCGACGCTCCAGTTCTGCGGCCTCAGCTTGATTGCTGTAGACCTGCTGCTTAATAACGGAGAGATTGCTTTTTAAAATAGAAATTCGCACTTTTATATCGTTAAGCGCACGCTTTTTAGCAACATCAATGTCTTGAACATTGCTATAACGCAGCAGCAGCGACTCATCCCATTTGCGGGTTTTAGCATCAGCGGCAGCTCGCGCCTCTTCAATACCAAGTTCTAATTCTCGGGCTTTACGCTCAGCTTCACTCAACTGGGGAGCAACGGTTTTGACCACGCTGCCATCGAGACGAATAATATCGTAACCACGGGGCACGGCGTCCGGCGGCACGCTGTCGTCAATCACCACCGTGCCATCTGGACCGGGATAGCGATAGTAAATACTCTGGGCTTGAACCGTTGACAGCTCAATCCAGCACAGCGCTAATAGCAGTAAAGCACGAGCCATAATCACTGTAATCCCATCTCCCGTCGCGTTACAAAGTCACTTAATACGCTATTTATATAACAACGCCGTAGCGTTCTCGATACGCATTGATACGTGCTACCAGATCATCGTCTTCTGCCGATTGCGTCAAATAAGCCACAATATCGTTCAATCCTACGATGCTCACCACCGCCAAATTGGCATCTTGCTCCAGCTCCTGAATCGCCGAGCGCTCACCCTGGCCACGCTCTTGGCGATCGAGACCAATCGCAACACCGGCTACCTCGGCACCCTCGGCAGCGATCATTGCAATAGCTTCACGGATTGCGGTGCCGGCTGTAATCACATCGTCAATGATTAAAACGCGCCCAACAAGCGCGGCGCCAACAAGGCTGCCGCCTTCGCCGTGGTCTTTCTTTTCTTTGCGGTTATACGCGTACGGTACATCTAGCTGGTGGTGTTCTGCCAGTGCACAAGCTGTTGCCGCCGCCAGTGGAATACCTTTGTAGGCCGGACCAAACAACACATCAAACTGAATACCCGACGCCACAATAGCATCGGCGTAACAGCGACCCAGTGCTGCCAATGCCCCACCGCTGCTGAAGCGACCGGCATTAAAAAAATAAGGGCTAACACGGCCCGACTTTAGAGTGTATTCGCCAAAACAAAGTGCTTGGCTGGCAATGGCCTGCTGAATAAATCGTTGTTGATAGGGTTTAATGCTCATTAATACGTCCAATGACTAATATTTCAAATATGTAGCCGCCCATTTTACCCAGCTACGGTGAAAACCTCACCTACGACACGAAATGCAGACAAAAGTCCGTAAAAATACTGAACCTCGGCTATCAATCCAGTGTTTTTTTAACAGATATTCTTTACTGTGATTGTTGTCAATAGGGTTTCATTGTAGTCTAACACCTTGTTTATATCGAAAATTCAGCCACGCTATTGCTGAACGCCACTTTTGTATTGAGGTTTGGCGTCTTAACTCGCTATAACGATTTACCTCAACGCTCAAGCTTGGCCACCACGGCCTCGTTATCGACACGATAGGAAAGACATGAGAATTATCAGCTTTTGCGCTGACAGCATCGTAGATGCTGCAAAAAGAGGCTTCTTCGACTGGGTTACCAAGCAGGATGCCGACATCATCTGCATTCAGAACCTAGGCATTGCCGAGTACAAACTTCGCGACGACGTGTATTTTCCCCGCGACTACAACCCCTATTTCTTTGATGCCGCCGACGGTAAACACAACGGCGTCGCCATTTACTGCCGCAAACTGCCCAAAGCCATCATGACAGGGCTGGGATTTTTAGATTTTGATATGGACGGCCTCTACATTCAGGCCGACTTTGACAACATCAGTATTGGCAGCTTGCTTGCCCCCACCGCCGAAGAAGGCGATAGCGCAGGCCTAATTCGTAAAAACCAATTTTTTGAGCAGTTTGGCAACCATCTAACCAAAGTGCGCAACAAACGCCGTGACTTTATTATTTGCGGCAACTGGAATATTGCCCATCGCGGTATCGATATTCAGGACATTCGCGGTAACCACGGCAAGCCCGGCAGCTTGGCCGAAGAGCAGCAGTGGATGGATCGTCTGTTTCGGGAACAACAGTACTCCGATGCATTTCGTCTAATTAATAACGATCCCGACGAGTTTAGCTGGTGGCCAGACGGTGAGCCCGGCACTAACGGCTGGCGGGTAGACTACCAAATCACCTCAGAGCACATGACGCCGCGAGTTGAATACGGTGCCATTTACAAAGTACAGCAATTTGGCAAACACGCACCGGTGATTATGGATTACGACTTTGAGTTACCAGAAAGCCCCTTTTAAGGGCTTTCTGGTAAACAATTAGGCCAGCGCCGCGCGCTGAGCCTCGATCAATTCAGCAATACCTTTCTCAGCTAAATCCATCATTGCATTCATTTCAGCGCGACTAAAGGTTGCGCCCTCTGCCGTACCCTGCACTTCAATCACGCCGCCCTTATCATCCATCACCACATTCATATCGGTTTCGGCGTTGGAGTCCTCGGCGTAATCCAAATCCAGCACCGGCACGCCTTGGTATACGCCGACCGAAATCGCGGCAACTTGCTGCTGAAGCGGATTACCTTTTATTAAACCCTTCTTCTGCAAACTGGCCACTGCATCCGCCAAGGCAACGTAGGCGCCGGTGATAGACGCGGTGCGCGTGCCGCCGTCGGCCTGAATCACGTCGCAATCCAAGTAAATGGTATTCTCACCGAGCATAGTCAAGTCGATAGACGCGCGTAGCGAGCGGCCTATCAAGCGCTGAATCTCTTGGGTGCGGCCACTCTGCTTGCCCCGTGCCGCCTCCCGATCCATACGGCTACCGGTAGAACGCGGCAACATGCCGTATTCCGCCGTTACCCAGCCTTGACCGCTGCCACGCAAAAATCCAGGTACGCTGTTCTGTACCGACGCAGTACAAATCACCTTGGTATTACCCATTTCAATCAATACCGAACCCTCGGCATGGCAGGTGTAATTGCGGGTAATGGTTACCTGACGTTTTTCATCGCTGGCGCGCTCGCTGGGTCGTGTCATCATTTAATTCCATAGGCATTCAAAAGAGTGGCGCAGATTATACCTGCCAAGCCATCCCCACCCCAAACTTCTCCCAGACAAACTCCCGCCGCCAAATCAAATCACTGCTGAAGAAACCGGCTAAAAAGTTTAGAATGGTGTTTCTAATCAACACCAAGGGGAAGACATTGACTACCAGCAGCATGACCGCCTTTGCCCACCAGCAATCTGACTATCCTTGGGGCAGTGCCACTTGGGAACTTCGCTCGGTCAACCATCGCTACCTGGAGCTGTCTTTCAAACTGCCTGAGAGCTGGCGCAATTTAGAACCCAGCCTCCGCGACGCCCTGCGCAAAGGCCTGCAGCGCGGCAAAGTTGAATGCGCGCTCAAGGTTCAACTGCACAACCAGCAGCAAGCGCTGCAACTCAACAATGTGCTCGCCAGCCAAATTCTCGACGCAGCCAATAAGCTGAAATCAGATATCGCCCACGCCGCGCCCATCAATGTTTTTGAGTTATTGCGCTGGCCCGGCGTACTCGAACCTCAAAGTGTCGACGGCGACGCCATTAGCAGCCAATTACTCGAAGGCTTTCAACAGGCCCTCGCAGAACACCTCGCCAACCGCCAACGTGAAGGCCAAGCACTAGCGGACCTCATCACTCAGCGCCTCGACAGCATCAGCGCCATCGTCGCCGACATCCGCAGCAAAATGCCCGGCATCGTCATCGCTCAACGCGAAAAACTACAACAGCGCCTTGCCGAACTCCAAGTGGAACTCAACCCCGAGCGTCTAGAGGCAGAAATCGCCCTCATCGCCCAAAAAGCCGACGTAGACGAAGAACTCGACCGCCTCGACACCCACATAACCGAGGTACGCCGAGTCCTTAAAAAAGGCGGCGCCAGCGGCAGACGCCTCGACTTTTTCATGCAGGAACTCAACCGGGAGGCCAATACCTTGTCATCTAAGGCCGTTGTTTCTGAAAGCACTCAAGCAGCAGTGGAGTTAAAGGTGTTGATTGAACAGATGCGGGAGCAGATTCAGAATATTGAATAATTTTTTAAGACCGTTTTAAGCTGTTGCTAGTTGTTACAATGATCATTAATAAACAACAGCTTAACAAATACAACAAAAATTTATCTGTTCACATATTTTACTTTTATTGCATTAAGTTGCAGGATAATGGTGACATGGGCGGTGACAGAAATTACAACTTTACTCCACAAGTAACCGGCCACTCGAATCTGCCACCAATTTCGTCAGAGATACTATGGCCACCAGACTTAACGACAAACAAATTAAATCCCTGCTACGCAAAGGCGAGGCGGGACGACATGCGGTGGGAGGCGGGCTCTACTTTCGGGTTAGCCGCGAGGGTAGCGGTTTTTGGGTCGCCCGCTACACCGCAAATAACAAAAGGCGCGAAATCACGCTCGGACGCTACCCAGACAAGTCACTAGCTACGGCCTACGCCGAAGCTTTCCAGCTGAAAGAGGACGTACGGAAAGGCATTGACCCACTGGCTGAGAAAAAACGGCCCGACATGGTAAAAATAAGAACCGTAAACGACCTCGCCGAAGACTGGCTACACAATGACATCGAAAAACGCCTCAAACACCCCCAGATACCTCGTCGGATCTACAAGCAGCTCCTGTCACCACACTTCGGTGAGCTAGCCCTAAAACGTGTTACTCCACTAGACGTGCGACATGCTATTCAGGCGATTACCACCAGCGGGCGCCCCACAGTAGCAAACGATGCACTGGGCTACAGCAAGCAATTATTCCGGCACGGCATTCGGCTCGACCTTATGAAGTCGAACCCTGCCGAGGCATTCACAATCCACCACGCAGGCGGAATTGAAAAAAGCCGCAACCGAGCACTATCTATTTCTGACTTGAACACCGTATTTCAGATACTCCACGACAACCCTGTAAGCTTCACCCGAGACAACTACTTAGCCGTCGCACTGCTACTCATACTAGGTGTTCGAAAGGGGGAATTGATCGCCGCGCGCTGGACAGAGTTCGATCTAGACAATGCCATTTGGAAACTGCCAGAAGCACGCAGCAAAACCGGAGCACCTATCACCATCCCCCTACCAAACGCAGCCATCGAATGGTTAGAAGAGCTAAAGGTACGCGGATACAACTCAGAGCATCTCTTCCCAGCTCGTCGAACTAGTCAACGTCGTGCGTACATCAGCGACGATACGCTTAATCATGCGCTAGCCAAAATGTTCGGCAAGAAAACCAAGCCGGGAGATCATCCAGCCAACAAACTTGGCGATGCAGGTATCGAGCACTTCACCGTACATGATTTGCGGCGAACCTGCCGCAGCCTCCTCGCTTCAGCAGGAGTCTCGCCCCACATAGCGGAACGCTGCCTTAATCACAAACTAAGAGGAGTCGAGGGAATTTACGACCGGCACGACTATCTAGAGGAGCGCAGAGAAGCACTACAAAAAATCACCGACCAACTTGGACCAATAATAAACAGAGCAGAGCGTTAAACCGCTTAACGCCTGCATACGGAAAACTCAACAGCGAGACTATATCGCATCGTAACGCCCGAGACCTCAGGCGTACCCCCAAAAATGCTACTACCAAATCGAGTATACGACGAGATTTTTGACTGCATCAAACCGAAGAACTGTTTTTTGCCGGTCTAATCGGGGAGGACGGGAGTATTTCTGCGAAAGGACGCGTATCAATTGAGCTAAAAGCGATTGACAAATTAATACTGGTCGCTCTGATACGATTTATCGGGCTGGAGAATACGCTCAAGTACCGGACCGTTAACGCCATTACCGGAAGCCGTGCAGTGTACTCCTCGACCGGCTGGAAAAATGATAATCACATTAAAGCTCTAGAAAAGAATTTTGGCGTAACTAGCTCGAAAACACTCAGATCCACACCTTCCAAGTTCGTAAAATCAAGTCATGCTATGGCTTTTTCCGCCGGTCTATTCGCCGGCGATGGTCACATCCGCTCAGGAAATAACGGTCACCTGACCCACATGATCACAGCAGCTAGGCACTGCGCAGATTGGCTCCTGGGTTTTTATGAAGGCAACGGAATTAATGCCCATTTCACAGCCCGAAAACCGAAGCAAACAGCGCATTAGTATTTGGCGGTCACAGGGGAAGGCGCTATCTGGCTGGCAAAGCAGCTCGTTAAAGTCCGAGAGCTGCAGCATGGCATGGCTCAAAAATGGCGTTTGATCGAGCTGCCAGTAAAAATTCCGCTAAATCAAAAAAACAAACCAAGAAAGCAATTCCAAATTTAGGAAAAGTTTTCTTGCATAACCCCATCACTGCAAACCCTCATACATTGAATCTCGTTGGCTGCATATATTTCGTGATTTTCAACAGCATCCCTTTTCATAAACTAATTATAATCCAGAGCGAGTGACATAAAATTATTTCAGCGACCCAGAGCTCAATTAAAGTCTACCGGCGAATCAATAATAAATACGACACGCACGACTCTACTATTGTGTGCATGTTTTTAGATATAAAAACATTGCCAAAGCGTGCAGCAGGCTTATGACAAAGCTGGCAGTTCAATCTACAGGCACTAACTAACAACACCAAGCAATGCAACGGGCGCCCCTATTAAACCTTAGGTACCTGCAAGCATTTAATTAAAAAGTAAAAGTGTTATTCATAGCTGATCATTTAAAAGTAAAAATCCTGGATCAGTATTAAGTGCCAATCAACACCTGTGTTGTCAAGTTTAGATCAGAATAACATGCCTTTCGGCGGCTAGGATTTAGCCCTATTGCAAAGTGATGTAAAATACAACTAACGCCAGAAAATGTGCTAAATACCTGATCTCCGGAGCGGGTTTAAGTGTTCATTAAATGACTCTCTTGTCGCACTCCCATCCAGCACTGTCATCAAATCTAACATTGCCCCCTATCTTTCTGCCAAACACACACTCCTATTAAGCCTCGTATATAGAAATTTCTCTGGCTTTAAATGTCTCATCCACGGTAGAAACAAGTCCGCAGTCGTCACCGCTGTATCCCGGCAACAGCCTTACGGCCTTGCGAAACTCCTCGCCGCGGATGATGTTTAGAAATACTTGAAACTTCGGATCGTTCAGTAATTGTTTGTGGCAGGCCATCACATAGCGCTCCCGTGCGAGTGGGATAAAGTCGAGGCCGAATTGTCTGGCGGCGGCCTCTACCCCAAAGCCGACGTCGGCCATATTCGCAGCGATATAAGCCGCTACGGCGGAGTGCGTAAACTCTACCTGCTCGAACCCCTTTATTTTTACACTGGAAACATCCGCTTCTTTCAATAGTGCGTCCAGCAGTGAGCGTGTACCCGAGTTGGTTTGGCGGTTGATAAAGCGCAGGTCAATCTCGGCTAAATCAGCGAGTCCCTTCACTCCCAGAGGGTTGCCTGCTTGCACCATTAGGCCCTGGCGCCGAGTAATAAACTGAATTATTTGGTGGTTGCGGGGCTTAAGACGTTTTCGGTATTCACGGTTAAGCGCTTGGGCAGTGCCAATAGGCAGATGAAAACCAGCGATATCGCAGGCGTTGCGGGCCAGTGCCGAGAGCGCGTCGGCGGGACTGCAATATTGCAAATCCAATGGCAGCTCGCCCATGTGCTTTGGCAGCAGCGCGACGGCGTAGCCGTGGCTGGCATGCAGGCGAAGCACCGGTTTGTTGCCCTCCAGTAAATGGGCAATCTCCAAATTTATTTCTGAGCTAAGGCTTTCTAATTGCGGCTCCAAGCGCGCCGCAACCCGTTGCTCAGCCCAGAGTAGTTTCTCACCTAAGGGCGACAGGCGTGAGCCGCGCCCCCGTTGCTTCTCAATCAGCGGGGTGCCAAAGAACTCTTCCCAGTGTTGCAACATATTCCACGCATGACGATAGGAAAAGCCACAGGCTTCAGCGGCTTGGGTTAATTTATTCTGCTTGTGAACAGCGCGTAGTAAGGCAAAGAGGCGAGGGTCCAGTTGTTCGCCTTGGCCGTCAGTAAAAAACCACGCAGGGGAGATTTGCAAATGTTTCATAGGCAAAGTTGTGCATATTTAGTAAGTGTGGGCGAGCTGCTAAGCTAAGCGCCAATAATAGCGCTATAAGTGCGAATAATATGCAAATAATTACATATTTAGAATCATATATATAGTAAATCGAGAGACTATTTATGAAGCCTGCCTCCCCCAGTGTCGCGGCTGTTGTTGCATCCCTAAAGCATCAGCCCGGTGCCTTGCTGCCTATTCTGCATGCGGTGCAAGATGAGCTCGCTTATGTGCCGGACGAGGCGATCGCCATCATCGCAGATGGGCTAAACCAGACCCGCGCAGAAATCTCTGGGGTGATCAGTTTTTATCATCATTTTCGGCGCACTCCGCCGGGTGATCATGTGCTGCAAATTTGTCGCGCCGAGGCCTGTCAGGCGCGGGGGGCAAAACAGTTGGAGGCGCATATTAAGCAGCGCTTGAATATTGACTACCACCAAACCTCAGCCGATGGTCGCGTGAGTTTAGAACCGGTGTACTGCTTGGGTAATTGCAGCTGTGGGCCGTCTTTACGGATCGGTGATTCAATTTATGGCCGTGTTTCGCCAGCGCGCTTTGAGCAGCTGTTCGATGATATGACGACCCAAGTTGTGGAGCTGGTGTAATGACATTACGAATTTTTGTACCCAGCGACACCACCGCTTGCTCACTTGGCGCCGATGCCATCGCCGCAGCGATTGAACTCGCTGCTGTGCAGAATAGTGTGGATGTCGAACTGATCCGCAACGGCAGTCGT
It includes:
- the pyrE gene encoding orotate phosphoribosyltransferase, whose protein sequence is MSIKPYQQRFIQQAIASQALCFGEYTLKSGRVSPYFFNAGRFSSGGALAALGRCYADAIVASGIQFDVLFGPAYKGIPLAAATACALAEHHQLDVPYAYNRKEKKDHGEGGSLVGAALVGRVLIIDDVITAGTAIREAIAMIAAEGAEVAGVAIGLDRQERGQGERSAIQELEQDANLAVVSIVGLNDIVAYLTQSAEDDDLVARINAYRERYGVVI
- a CDS encoding exodeoxyribonuclease III, with amino-acid sequence MRIISFCADSIVDAAKRGFFDWVTKQDADIICIQNLGIAEYKLRDDVYFPRDYNPYFFDAADGKHNGVAIYCRKLPKAIMTGLGFLDFDMDGLYIQADFDNISIGSLLAPTAEEGDSAGLIRKNQFFEQFGNHLTKVRNKRRDFIICGNWNIAHRGIDIQDIRGNHGKPGSLAEEQQWMDRLFREQQYSDAFRLINNDPDEFSWWPDGEPGTNGWRVDYQITSEHMTPRVEYGAIYKVQQFGKHAPVIMDYDFELPESPF
- the rph gene encoding ribonuclease PH, which produces MTRPSERASDEKRQVTITRNYTCHAEGSVLIEMGNTKVICTASVQNSVPGFLRGSGQGWVTAEYGMLPRSTGSRMDREAARGKQSGRTQEIQRLIGRSLRASIDLTMLGENTIYLDCDVIQADGGTRTASITGAYVALADAVASLQKKGLIKGNPLQQQVAAISVGVYQGVPVLDLDYAEDSNAETDMNVVMDDKGGVIEVQGTAEGATFSRAEMNAMMDLAEKGIAELIEAQRAALA
- a CDS encoding YicC/YloC family endoribonuclease; protein product: MTAFAHQQSDYPWGSATWELRSVNHRYLELSFKLPESWRNLEPSLRDALRKGLQRGKVECALKVQLHNQQQALQLNNVLASQILDAANKLKSDIAHAAPINVFELLRWPGVLEPQSVDGDAISSQLLEGFQQALAEHLANRQREGQALADLITQRLDSISAIVADIRSKMPGIVIAQREKLQQRLAELQVELNPERLEAEIALIAQKADVDEELDRLDTHITEVRRVLKKGGASGRRLDFFMQELNREANTLSSKAVVSESTQAAVELKVLIEQMREQIQNIE
- a CDS encoding tyrosine-type recombinase/integrase, whose product is MATRLNDKQIKSLLRKGEAGRHAVGGGLYFRVSREGSGFWVARYTANNKRREITLGRYPDKSLATAYAEAFQLKEDVRKGIDPLAEKKRPDMVKIRTVNDLAEDWLHNDIEKRLKHPQIPRRIYKQLLSPHFGELALKRVTPLDVRHAIQAITTSGRPTVANDALGYSKQLFRHGIRLDLMKSNPAEAFTIHHAGGIEKSRNRALSISDLNTVFQILHDNPVSFTRDNYLAVALLLILGVRKGELIAARWTEFDLDNAIWKLPEARSKTGAPITIPLPNAAIEWLEELKVRGYNSEHLFPARRTSQRRAYISDDTLNHALAKMFGKKTKPGDHPANKLGDAGIEHFTVHDLRRTCRSLLASAGVSPHIAERCLNHKLRGVEGIYDRHDYLEERREALQKITDQLGPIINRAER
- a CDS encoding substrate-binding domain-containing protein, giving the protein MKHLQISPAWFFTDGQGEQLDPRLFALLRAVHKQNKLTQAAEACGFSYRHAWNMLQHWEEFFGTPLIEKQRGRGSRLSPLGEKLLWAEQRVAARLEPQLESLSSEINLEIAHLLEGNKPVLRLHASHGYAVALLPKHMGELPLDLQYCSPADALSALARNACDIAGFHLPIGTAQALNREYRKRLKPRNHQIIQFITRRQGLMVQAGNPLGVKGLADLAEIDLRFINRQTNSGTRSLLDALLKEADVSSVKIKGFEQVEFTHSAVAAYIAANMADVGFGVEAAARQFGLDFIPLARERYVMACHKQLLNDPKFQVFLNIIRGEEFRKAVRLLPGYSGDDCGLVSTVDETFKAREISIYEA
- a CDS encoding formate dehydrogenase subunit gamma; its protein translation is MKPASPSVAAVVASLKHQPGALLPILHAVQDELAYVPDEAIAIIADGLNQTRAEISGVISFYHHFRRTPPGDHVLQICRAEACQARGAKQLEAHIKQRLNIDYHQTSADGRVSLEPVYCLGNCSCGPSLRIGDSIYGRVSPARFEQLFDDMTTQVVELV